CCAGTCTAATGCTTGTCAAGATGCATTCTTATTATGGTAAATGTCCTGGTCTTGAAAAGGAGTGAATGTTTGTGCAATTTGGTTGTGCTTGTGTTAACTTGAGCCCAAGGACGCTTGGGCGCTAATGTTAACCAAAGCTACTGTGTGTAACCAGATCTGATCAGACTGTGTATTAGTCCCAGACAAAGCAAATCGATTATATTGTTTGACGTTCCAGACAACCTCCAATGTCTGAAGCAGCGTTATTCTGTTTCGATTGGACCGAAAGCTGAATGAGCGCACCGGGTTTGAAGCCGCCACGTTTTTCTTGTAGCTAAGCTCACAACCAAATTCTAGCTTTAATATATGGAAGGCTGCCAGGATGCAACCCTAAGATGGGAATATTCCGTGAGCAGGCATCCTGGCATTTGGATGAAAGCCACAGTATCGATGAGCATTCTGTCTGCCAAAGGATTTGGCTAAACCAAATCAAGAGCTACTGACTTAGCATCGCTAACAGTTTAGCATTGAGGAGATAAACTCTGTTGAATTTCTTGATTTAGAATGCCTTTATCTGCATGTCACAGCAGCGGCACACTACGAGTTGTCGCAATTCTTTCTCTTACCTGGTTAAAACTAGGGGTACAACTGTACAGATAACCCACGGTATATAACCGGGTTATCACATCATTAATTAGCATGCTTTGGCAAGTTTAGCACTTGTTTCACAGCAAGTGCTTGGGTGGCTGTGGTGCTTTGGTGAAAAAAAGGTGACAACTTTCCTCACTTTGCCAAGGAGGCGAGACGCACGTTGTTTTTCGGTTGTGCTCTGCTTTCACTGGACAATACTATATCTCTGTTAAATATGTTTATATGCTCAGTTTTATTTGGGAGGACAACTTTATGCCAGAGGGGGACTAGCACCTTTTAAAGTCTGAGAATCCCCCAATGCACTTTACATCACAgttacccatgcacacacacacacattcacacactgatggagataagctacagtgtagccacagcttccctggggctcagtgacagaagtgaggctgcagTATACatagtgccaccagtccctctgaccaccaccagcaggcaaggcgagttaagtgtcttgcccaaggacacaacagtaacatactgagcagggctcgaacctgcaaccttccaattacaggggtaggaactttttttcttcttcttttaaataATTTGCACACTcagaaaatgttttgtctcactcTCATTTCTTGTTGTTACATGTTTAAACTCTATGTAAAATGTTATGTTTGGCCGTTCTTCAAGTAATTTTCAACTTTTGATTGGGGCtgtagtttatttttattatttttttacattttgcatGTTCGATTTATTGTGACGTTATTTTACCTTACTTTTGTAATGCTACACTGTTtagtagaaaaaaaaaacttattaTGGCAATGCttcagaggttacatctccagagATGACGTCTTTAAAGAAATCTAATAAAGCCTTCCAGTAAGAATCAAAACTTAACTTATTGCTTTTAAATTGAGGTGAAGTAAAGCCACAAGCATTTACTAACTGTCTAATAGGTTAATAGATAAAGTCTTTAATATTGAATTAAAATATTTATGGATAATGAGACTAATGCATCCTATTTAACTCTTAGTGGGTTCGGAGAAATGAACAAATACAGGTATTTGTTTTTTGCCATTTTGTTTACCATATATGTTTTAATTATATGTAGTAATTCTACTATTGTGTATATTATCTGGAAAACACAAAACCTCCATGAGCCCATGTACatttttattgctgctttgttaTTTAACTGTGTTGTTTACGCCACCACTGTTTACCCAAAACTCCTGATAGACTTTGTATCTGAAAAACAGATCATATCATATTCAGCCTGCCTCTTCCAGTTCTTTATGTTTTATTCTGTAGGTGGAACAGAATTCTTACTGTTGGCAGCCATGGCTTTTGACAGATACGTGTCCATTTGTAAACCTCTGCTATATCAAACTATCATGAGGAAAAGTACAGTGAATATTATCCTGATTTTAGTTTGGTTTTTACCTGCCTGTCACATTGCAGCTGAAACTATTTTAAGTGCTGAAACAAAAATATGCAATATAAATATGAAAGGAATATTTTGTAACAatgtttttttctcccttcaTTGTGTCAAATCAAGAGCACTTACTGTGTTGGGACTTGTTTCTTTATTAGATCTTGTTTTACTTCCCATGCTTTTCACATTTTTCACATATGCAAAGATATTTCTAGTATTGTTTCAAAATGGTAAAATATTCAGGAGAAAGGCTGCTGAGACCTGCATACCCCACCTTTTAGTTTTAATCAACTTCTCTTATTTAGCAGCTTATGATGTTGCTATAGCTCGAGTGGAGTCAGATGTTTCTAAAATTGCTCATTTTATAATGACTTTGCAAATATTTTTGTACCATCCTCTGTTTAATCCTTTTATCTATGGCCTTAAAATGAAAGATATTTCAAAGCaactgaaacacttttatttaaacAAAGTGTAAGTGCAATAGTTTGCAATTTTTAAACAAATTTATTTTCAGTGAGAGTTCAAATATAACATCTTTTTTTGTTACCACTGTATTGCAGAGAATATTATTTTGGGCTTTTTTAGGATATTGACataatttaaagaaaaaacaCAGGAAAAGGCCTCTACAGACTTTTTTCTTGCTAGAATTATTGAGTCACTTTCCCATAATTATTTTAGAAGTGATAACTGTTAGAGCTGACAAATGTACTAAAATAATTGCATAAAATAATAATCTTACTAATGGGATGGTTTCATTATTTTTCTGTAAATAGCCATTTATTTAGTCTGTCTTCTTAATTACTGAATTAGACATTATGGTAAGCAAAATTAGTGGACACTTATATTTCTGTAGTATTTCATAAAATTAACCGTTTCATACATGATGGTAACTCTAGTGGAAAGCTATTCAAAATGTTTTTGCTTTTAAGCAAAGTTGTAAAGCTGTTGTTACATTTGAGTCTTCTCGTTGGACCCTGgttagtcaagccaacatatttcatgttcagaacttCTGTTTCAATACCTATTTATATGTACTGCCACCAATCCAATTATATTAATTCAATTTGATAAAATGCAACAAAGTAAAGGGACAATGCAATGCCAACAGGAGACTAAATGTTTTAATACGTAATAAATTGAATAATCCACAAGCaacgtaacggaatgaaatgactgttttccaccaaaagtcattttccccctctcctgtgacatagaactagtctgcatgagatatggcttcAAGGTCTCACGCATTTCCTTCTAAActacttctttccagctcaagagaagaatgaagaatggactctctccttttaattaatcaaagaactctattttaataaagctaattaaacaaagtgttagtcaataataagatgtgaccgatctgtgaaatcaaaatattaattactttattataatcctatagaatataataagtaatatgacttcaaatgtttccactaggactgatctcacgtagcgttaaaagacatgacacattactttcactgatccaatcagaatctgccagatctgatggaggcgtggttttggtggtgtttggtaaaactttcatcttttcattcgaccataaaccaaaacatctgaagtataaaactatgcccacgtcatctttaacgccagttcaaagcgttctagagaagttgttggagtggccaatccataactttcctcttcagccgaaagaaccgacgacaagctggataaaatttgTTGCTGttgcaactgctgcaacggttcctttcagaataaaagctgaaccatcacgacccaggtttgggtctcgctagatgccaacaaaactgttgtgacccggaagtatctcaaagactggtctggtcggcaactgctgcttttcctaccagcttcggttccagagagggtccagctggacctcgacattcctgatctaacggggacttccaaaagggtatggaggccgatgggatggcatcaaatgtgtttatgaatctcctaatcaaagcttaacacgaagacatcaccttcagttcccatcagaactaatcgtttcttcggatttcctggttctgagcaacattccacatcacaccattctccgtctcattcaccttagttacaccatacatttagtgttaaagttagtctagttttaatttgtttagtaataaatctttaaacttttaaactcgactctctctttcttctgttgtctctgagtgaatacgaagctgttatctaatccctgcaataaaaagtttcaATCTtcaggttaaacagtacccacagatccataaggttgatttcatattttctatggaatcctatgtcttattaaataacatgtaattttacTCATTACAAATCTTCATTTAAAATCAAAACACACTTTAATAACATTATACTAACAAGTGAAACTCAAATGACACCTAGTGCGTACTGTCTTTGGCATAAATTTACCAGGCAGTAAATGTTGGTGAGCAGAAAAAGGCTCTTTATAAAAGGcaagctttatttatgtagcacatttcatacacagaagaaATTTAAAGCTTTCCAGATGCAAGAACAACTGAGCTGGTCAATCAGTCAGCAGTGAGTGTGTTAAAACAATTCAGCCTGAAGAAGACCCCCTAGGGAAGACGGCTGAAAAAAATGTGCGTGGAAAAAAATCCTGGCTATGCGTATGTGAACACCCCTACTCAATCTTGGTTGAGTAAAGCCGGTGCTAGTGTGGAATCCCTATTACGCTCTTTAGAAGGAACCAACACACGACTGGTCCCAGAAGCAGGAGCAATAAATTAGTCCATGACCCCCATTATGCCAATGCTGGGATAAGCCGTACTCACAGTAAACATGCAGAAACCCTGTACATCACAGCATTCCACATTCACCAGAGAACAGCGGAACCGGAAATCTTTACAGATGCACCAgtacaagagagagagagagggaaaacaGAGAGAGCTGCACCAACAGGAGTGTGTGTTCTAAAGTGAGGCCATCTAGTTTCTTGGAACACATAATCCGCTAACATCAGAAAGTAAACTACACATTAACGCCTACACACCATAGGGATTTGAACTGATGTGGTACCAATTCCCAGTACCTtcaaatcgataccggtacttaacaataccaattttcgatactttagaGTGTTTAAAAAACATTTCTAAATTTGATTTATATAATTTTCCCAAACATACCCATATTtacataaatatcatgataaatagctTACAACTGTTTGTACTTTATCATCGTGGagttgtacaaaattcttcagTATGAAAACAACTGtttctaaacaaaaacaaacccagctctacatactcctaatcctcttccaCACCCTCTAgaataactctgatgaggagaccatgtataatgaactacaaatgaaactaaagcaaATGTCAATACCATACAACAGTTTTTatttaatattgtggtgtttcacaaaaTAAACCCTTGTactccttttcctctcctttcccctctggacaaaccgtatgatggtgggtccttgttagaggtgggaaaaatgatcgattctaagatgcatcgcgattcagccgtgcatgattccgcatcgatgcagcaacgtgacataatgagattctctccctatgtctatgtcgggggtcggcaaccgcggctctggagccgcatgcggctcttccatccatctgatgcggctctctgtgcttgtaaaataatgaatggatatttaaataaaatgctttatattttactgcattaattttacatctgtaaaccaattctaaatgtaaagattgtctgcgtaaacctgaacagttccaacccggtcttactgtgagaccgggtagacgcgtcacgcttgtccgtaatcatatgcgtgttctgagctgacgaggatgtgagattctgggattctcctcagatcctggatgtgtcgccacattggagacaggaacaagcgctattcagccaaagtttcataatcagggagcattttctaagcgacaagtctcgcttcagtcggaggaatctgcatgcgccctggttctgcgacgtgctccaagcccctctccacatcttcagctcactgtgcgccgtacgtacgcgctgacagcgagatgCGCTGAGCTCcttgtccagctcagatgggaatcaagtgatttagctacatctgcgatgtgcgaaacgaataaagtgtcagttcgtctgcatgattcggggtctttctattctttctctgtcaaaataaatagtcaaaaacgggaactatccggtcaacacaacacaagccctgcttttaactgttttgttttcttgtgaaaattgttgcaaagagataaaattaaacttgattaacaccagagccaggcgcactgcgccgttgtctccgtcactgtaaatgagggaaaaacaaaatgatcggatccttttctgaccttccccacctacaaagtttaattacaacaatcaaacgtgacagagcctggatttgtattctgaacagtctaaacatgttttaaaaagaaacgtacgacaaaagtggcacctgctcagtaaaaccagggtgaaaaatatataaatattgtaggcagagacaggctacaacttctggatccactttatataaatcgttttattgattatcttcttatgaaagataactttgacgtacacgagcgacgaccggtaccggctgctgtctgagggtaggccccgcccacaactccgcggctgctgcggtgttttctttactgtgggaaacgggtaataatggctctttgatgggaacaggttgccgacccctggtctatgtctatgcaggacaataaaattttgaggttttacaattacttatgggggcagagttgcaatgacatgcgcactgcgttttcctagaagcaattggacaaggatacagggccaacattaccagtaatcaaagatgtacccgttacatttaaatcggatgtctgggctaatttctgttttgggatcctggatgtgaaagaatcacttaacacagtatttgtttactatttttaagttcagtaatattctatcttaaagctgctctaccgaaaacattatttcttatattatttaagtaattataggcagcacactttaaacattattgctcactatagtgaatagatgaatgttctgtttttcagggatttcgaaatcaaaaagaaattgaaaactattcttctgcttttattaagtaatgaacatttttgtgtgaagaatcgtgatgcatttcagatcgaatagttaggcagataatcggaatcggatcgaatcgtgaggcatgtagagatgcacaccactagtccttgtagttttataaactgcacattacactgaagcaaacatctttgctgtagactaaatttactgtgtatcatcACTCCTTTTGCCATTCATTTTGTGTCACGGTCACTCCCCCTCAGCGCCCCTCCGCTGCTCAAACCTAAGTCTGGACTCAATCTCCCACAATTCCCTTCTCTTCACTTCCGTTATGTCACCTGCCAACTCTACAAAAGGTGGCTCCATATCCTGGCTAACCATTCAGTCATTGATTCTTCCCGATTACTGAACCGTGTCCAAAGCTACTAGAAATCCTACCAATGCTGCACATACCAGAAAGTGTGCCGATCTGTTCTCTCTCTGGAACAACTGTACGACTTGTTTCCATCGAGTTACATACAGTAGTTCCTATAGCAACCGTGTGTTTGTTGTTCTCCCGATGGTAGTCTTCTCTGGGTCTGGGTCAAACATTCTCACACTATATCAGAACTCCCAATCTGCTCAGTCGGCTTAGTCCTGATATTttgaaactgtttatttttcctactcggaagttggaatttccgaggagaaagcaaatgcaccattagccaaatacatatcaagctaacattatcctaAACATTTTatgtacctaccggagcagattaagatgatgatgcctcacttatCGTTGTTGTTGGTTTCATCAttacccagttacccatcccatttagtgaagtggacccaaactttcctctctgccatgctgctctgtttagagCTCGCCCACAGTGGCTGATGACATTACACTCTTGCGCCGGTGCGCGGCACAGCCACAGGTAGCGAAAAaaggcaccgtttcatatgaCGTGAATCGGCACTCAGTCAGTACTATGGATTTTGGTTGGTGCcttaaaagtaccgaattcggtacccatccctaatacaCCAAAATGGCCGTCTCAACCATAGAGGTAGGGCGAGGAACTCTGGAATCTGAAAGAAACTTGTTTTACAGTGGTTGCTCCTCCATATTGAGAGGAGACAGCTAAGTTGTTCTGGACATTTGGTCAGAACACCTCATGGATGCCTCCCAGGGAAGTAGTTTGAGCATGTGCCAACCCAGAATACTTTGGAGATGTTTTTTCTCCATCTTTTTCAGGGAGCACGTTGGGTTTCCTGTTTAATGAGCCTAATTAGTTTTTTCTCTCAGACATGGCATTGTCCTGGTCCCCATTTTTAATTTGTGCAATGTGCAGAATAAAAGTATACTAAATTGTTTGTTCTTTCCACAATCAGACTAGGTACTGCAACACCCATGCTTTTCACATCTTTTTCATGTAGAATAAGATTTGTGATGCACACAGATCTTGACACATTCCCATGTACTAATCCACAGCTATGTTAGATGATGTCAGCAGAAGCTCGGGTCACTTTTTGAATGCTAATCAGAGTCCGGGCCTGTGTATGGGGGAGCCAAGTTTTATTTCATATATGTTTAAGTTATGATTTGCCAGGCAAAGGAGGACAAGCAAATGAAGTTTCCAGATTTGTATCTGTCAGACTCCGTTTGGGTCTTGTTCTGATAAAGTAAAGATAACCTTGTTTAAGGCTTATTTTACACTGCAGTACATGGCCCACCTGTGGACTAACTATAGGAAGTGTAGTATGCTAGGCTGCAGGTTGCCTATAATGATGCACTGCGTTTGATACTGAGGAAGCGTAGATGGACGAGTGAAAGTGAGACTTTTGTAAATGCGAGGGTGAGAACCCTAAGCTGTCTTAAGAAATTTTATACATAAATTTATTTGTAGGCTGAACAATTCTAAAAATGTGATCTAACCAATACATGTGTCAGTGCAATACATTACCAGTCAAAGACGTGGAAACACTGGTATAACAGTATTTTCCTTTTTTAGATTAGGAGGCTataaaatgtatattttatgTAGCGTGAttaaactacatactagaattaacgctgtttgctatcagctttgttagattctgaagaagatcaaacgagttagcaaatgaagcttctatcacatataaatatctaggatattaatatatTCGATCGAAGTTCAtacgccaacgagcttggtctatatttaatccaaagattaatttttaatttaagataattaaattttagcaaaagtttatttattgaatcagaagcttaaaggaatctttgcttattcaataaacaaatataccattctgtgtttcatttcaaagaagagtcaggttttagaaagttaagaatttattactaacacttttaaaaatgacaatttgaaaaatgacaatttgtaactgacaatttgtaacagcttgatattaaacttgttattaaaagctttacctgtgtctgaatgaaaaactaaaatgaaaggcgaggtttggatgcgtgaatgaatctcagaagatttctttcagagagagaaagcgTTTTGGGTGAAACGTTGTTTCGCAGCTAACTgatggtttcttagagagaacagcatacagacgccatctgtcgggaaGTCttcctcacccagttcaggagaccctctgtggatccaaaatgtcaggtggagatgatgtcctccaggcacgaggttggtagagggACCTCGGTGCGACTCAAAAcgttcctgagatgtctccgtgggtcacaacgactgatgaaactatttgcgtctcaaaatcaataactctgaaggagtttttgcatcagctggttacaggtgcgtttatttggagcaattctatcggcgtgacagaatgcttagtgaggagtcaggcggccgtccctcgtcctctgggatggttcaagaactgaacttgagctgcggagatttggttttaagaaaacctcagaacacgccctctcagagtcaGAAAGCTTGATGTCatgaagtaaagacatgtgaggtggttaactttaccctggatcAGCCCCTCTGCATGATGTGTACACGtgccaatgaccttctggttgatgatcacacattactgattatcataaataataattattattgacccaaagcataataagtcatttcagtaattaatttataatgaaccaagaaggttatttatgatgattattatatgattgtaataaacagtaaacagtttattaaactatTATTTTAaacttattattttaaaatcttgaagtgtccttcatcttgggacggaacagcagtagATAAAGATGGTGTTTAGCAGACATCCCGGCTCCTGATGGgtaatctgtggaacaaaagttacggcttgacccagctgggaaagtgtgaccttcgggtcacaaatatgaggccattcatgacgctacatttaTTTTCCCGCTGTTATTATTGTTTCTTGTGCTTTAGCGTGTCATATGGTGCCCATTTCATTTGATCTTACCTGTACAATGTTTTCTTCACTTCTGTAAATTGGACtaagagtccagaataaagaataCTTGACTGGACTTGACTCCAAAGAGCACATTTTGGGGCAAAATTGTGAGAGCCTTGGAGGGTCACAAATGTGCATAAAATAATTTTTCtttactcatttatttatttatttattttgtagtgCCAGAAATTCAGACAAACTGTCACCTATTgtcttatgcacaaaaatgttctCTACAAAACAAAGTCATATTAAAATTATATAATTATTCATAAGTTCCAACTTTTTTCACATgattttcatccttggcttctgtGCTCacaaaacataataaaatatgtgtagaTTTCTGAGATTTAAACCCTTTGATGTCAGGTTTATTGTTAAAACCTGGACTGCAGAAACTGAAGAAAATTAAATCATTTTCTGTGTGATTTGTCCAGAGGACTTATTTTAGGGCTGAACTGTGAGAGCCTTGGAGGGTCACAAATGTGCATAAAATAATCTTTGTTTacgctttttgtttttgttgttgtggcaGATTTTCTGAAAAATGCACACCTTTCTCCTTTTACACAAAAAATATCACACAAAAAGCCAGTTGAACAGTTTATTACATAACAATAAAGaacaagtgcgtgtgtgtgtgtgtgtgtgtgtgtgtgtgtgtgtgtgtgtgtgtgtgtgtgtgtgtgtgtgtgtgtgtgtgtgtgttttattggcTACAGATATGGCATCTATGCTTTTCCTTCTCTGGCTGGACTGGCTCTAGCTCTGACTGCACCCCCACCACCAGAGCCGCAGCGCAGCTGGTGCGCGGCAAGCGTGTGCGCCTTGCCATGGCTGGCCTCATCATGATGCTCCCAAGCTCTTGTAAGAAGATCTTTCTTCTGTGCTTCTTCTTGGTCAGGTTCCAGGCCGGTTTCACAGACAGCCACAGAACCAGGGCATTGTAAGCGCTGGCGTCCAGCATGTTTCTGAAAAGTGCCACGGCCAGCGTTTTGTCGTGCGGCGGCAGGTGTATTTTGCAACGAGCTgggtgaaaaagaaaagaaaagtttcAAAACTGCCCACACAGATGAAATTTCAATAATAAATTTGAGTTCAAAGCAGTGCTAAAATATACAAACCTTGTCGAGGTTATCCACAACGCCTTTGCAGCGGTTGCAGGCGTGTATGGTGACAGGTTTCCTCTGCAGCTCCTCCTGGACTACACCCACGGGTGCTTTGTGATAATAAGCAGAATATTCTGGCCTCGCTTTGGGATATAGCTCACAGCGGTGGTGGTTGACGTTAACCCAGAAAGTGATGAGAGCACCTCCCGTCTACTCATCTGCAGCAGCTGTGGAGGTAGCTCTGGTTTGTTGTGGCGCATAGTTCCCACCTTGCACAGTTTCCTCTTCAACAGCtctatttttaatacattcaaAATGTAAACACTTTTCTAATCCATGTTTCTCCTGAAAACCTCTTGTTCctgactagaaatatgatgaATTAATGATTAAATATTTATACTTTTGCCATGTTTTATTCAAAAGCATTAGACGAATATTTAGCAAGTATTTTTatataactttttttttgcttgaATTTTGCTGTTAGTTTAAAAAAATCCAAGAATGTGACTCAAAATTACAAATCTTTAAAGATTTATATGTATATTTTTTCAAATAAACTATAATTTATTTCTTTGGCTCTCTATAAACCatcattttgtaaggaagcaaatagataagaaacatgttaattGTACAAATTAATTTAACAACTTCTTTATTCATGTGCACTTTCCCATAAAAGGTCACGCAAATCTACACTGGTGCACTATTTTCCACACACCTGGTAAATTGCGCTCCACCAAAAAAAATTCACCAGCCTTGCTGTGCCAAGAAGGTTTGCTGTCTGTCAGTGGAGTGTCCAGAGCATGGAGGCCCTACCAGAAGATATATCAGGAGATGTGGAGGAGGCCGTACGAGGTCGACAACCCAGCAGCAGGACCGCTACCTCTGCTTTTGttcaaggaggaacaggagaagcACTGCCAGATTCATGCAACCGTGGGCCATGAATGTGCATATATCTGCTCAAATGGTCAGAAACCGACAAAGGCATTGAGGCTATGGACTGGCCCGCCCATTCTCCAGGCCTGAATCTAACTGAGCACATTTGGGACTTCATGTCTCGCTCCATCCACCACCACCACGTTGCACCACAGACTGTCCAGGAGTTGGTGGAAGCTTTAGTCCAGGTCTGGAAGAAGATCCCTCAGGACACCATCCGCCACCTCGCAGGAGTATGGCCAGGTGTTATAGGGAGGCCATACAGGCAAGTTAAGGCCACACACACTCCTGAACCTCATATTGTCATGTTATTGTCATGCCCctcatgttctgctgagctgtggtggcctcatttactttctttgacattgaatgtgctactgctagtttacccgtttaattatagattcactaggataaatacaataaagtttatctctcaccaaatagaatattcacTAAGAGATCAcaacgtaaccatagaaacattacttggtataaatgttgtgtgtgtggatgagtgttggtgtatgtgtgtgcctgctctgtcttctcgacccccagtgagtcgttgggggatggctgcttatactgagccaggatcctctggaggtttcttcctgttaaaaggaagttttcatctccactgtcgctaaatgcttgcttagtatgaggattgctgtaaatgcaatttgctgggttccttatgtaggaaacttttctgattggcttcatgaactgacctgtattggaatgtttattatgtgaagtgccttgagatgactcttgtcatgatttggcgctatataaataaacttgaattgaaatattGACTTGTTCTAAGGACGTTAAACAAAGTTGGATCAGCCTGTAGTGTGTTTTTACAGTTTAATTTTGAGTGTGA
This sequence is a window from Nothobranchius furzeri strain GRZ-AD chromosome 14, NfurGRZ-RIMD1, whole genome shotgun sequence. Protein-coding genes within it:
- the LOC107389448 gene encoding olfactory receptor 13C9-like, with amino-acid sequence MDNETNASYLTLSGFGEMNKYRYLFFAILFTIYVLIICSNSTIVYIIWKTQNLHEPMYIFIAALLFNCVVYATTVYPKLLIDFVSEKQIISYSACLFQFFMFYSVGGTEFLLLAAMAFDRYVSICKPLLYQTIMRKSTVNIILILVWFLPACHIAAETILSAETKICNINMKGIFCNNVFFSLHCVKSRALTVLGLVSLLDLVLLPMLFTFFTYAKIFLVLFQNGKIFRRKAAETCIPHLLVLINFSYLAAYDVAIARVESDVSKIAHFIMTLQIFLYHPLFNPFIYGLKMKDISKQLKHFYLNKV